In a genomic window of Piliocolobus tephrosceles isolate RC106 chromosome 1, ASM277652v3, whole genome shotgun sequence:
- the GFI1 gene encoding zinc finger protein Gfi-1 — MPRSFLVKSKKAHSYHQPRSPGPDYSLRLENVPAPSRADNTSNAGGAKAESRDRLSPESQLTEAPDRASASPDSCEGSVCERSSEFEDFWRPPSPSASPASEKSMCPSLDEAQPFPLPFKPYSWSGLAGSDLRHLVQSYRPCGALERGAGLGLFCEPAPEPGHPAALYGPKRAAGGAGAGAPGSCSAGAGATAGPGLGLYGDFGSAAAGLYERPTAAAGLLYPERGHGLHADKGAGVKVESELLCTRLLLGGGSYKCIKCSKVFSTPHGLEVHVRRSHSGTRPFACEMCGKTFGHAVSLEQHKAVHSQERSFDCKICGKSFKRSSTLSTHLLIHSDTRPYPCQYCGKRFHQKSDMKKHTFIHTGEKPHKCQVCGKAFSQSSNLITHSRKHTGFKPFGCDLCGKGFQRKVDLRRHRETQHGLK; from the exons ATGCCGCGGTCATTTCTCGTCAAAAGCAAGAAGGCTCACAGCTACCACCAGCCGCGCTCCCCGGGACCAGACTATTCCCTCCGTTTAGAGAATGTACCGGCGCCCAGCCGAGCAG ACAACACTTCAAATGCAGGCGGGGCGAAGGCGGAGTCCCGGGACCGTTTGTCCCCCGAATCGCAGCTGACCGAAGCCCCAGACAGAGCCTCCGCATCCCCAGACAGCTGCGAGGGCAGCGTCTGCGAACGGAGCTCGGAATTTGAGGACTTCTGGAGGCCCCCGTCACCCTCCGCGTCTCCAG CCTCGGAGAAGTCGATGTGCCCATCGCTGGACGAAGCCCAGCCCTTCCCCCTGCCTTTCAAACCGTACTCATGGAGCGGCCTGGCAGGTTCTGACCTGCGGCACCTGGTGCAGAGCTACCGACCGTGTGGGGCCCTGGAGCGCGGTGCTGGCCTGGGCCTCTTCTGTGAACCCGCCCCGGAGCCGGGCCACCCGGCCGCGCTGTACGGCCCAAAGCGGGCTGCCGGCGGCGCGGGGGCCGGGGCGCCAGGGAGCTGCAGCGCAGGGGCCGGTGCCACCGCTGGCCCTGGCCTAGGGCTCTACGGCGACTTCGGGTCCGCGGCAGCCGGGCTGTATGAGAGGCCCACGGCAGCGGCGGGTTTGCTGTACCCCGAGCGTGGTCACGGGCTCCACGCAGACAAGGGCGCTGGCGTCAAGGTGGAGTCGGAGCTGCTGTGCACCCGCCTGCTGCTGGGCGGCGGCTCCTACAAGTGCATCAAGTGCAGCAAG GTGTTCTCCACGCCGCACGGGCTCGAGGTGCATGTGCGCAGGTCCCACAGCGGTACGAGACCCTTTGCCTGCGAGATGTGCGGCAAGACCTTCGGGCATGCGGTGAGCCTGGAGCAGCACAAAGCCGTGCACTCGCAG gaaCGGAGCTTTGACTGTAAGATCTGTGGGAAGAGCTTCAAGAGGTCATCCACACTGTCCACACACCTGCTCATCCACTCAGACACTCGGCCCTACCCCTGTCAGTACTGTGGCAAGAGGTTCCACCAGAAGTCAGACATGAAGAAACACACCTTCATCCACACTG GTGAGAAGCCTCACAAGTGCCAGGTGTGCGGCAAGGCATTCAGCCAGAGCTCCAACCTCATCACCCACAGCCGCAAACACACAGGCTTCAAGCCCTTCGGCTGTGACCTTTGTGGGAAGGGTTTCCAGAGGAAGGTGGACCTCCGAAGGCACCGGGAGACGCAGCACGGGCTCAAATGA